DNA sequence from the Xyrauchen texanus isolate HMW12.3.18 unplaced genomic scaffold, RBS_HiC_50CHRs HiC_scaffold_797, whole genome shotgun sequence genome:
cattcagacagtggaacagattgatggatttctctggagagggATTCTTCCTGATCTTCATCTTAATGTACTCAACTATTTCCTGTTTGCTGTCAGAGCTGCTTCCTGTCTGTGTCAGTAGGTCTCGTAAGATTGTCTGATTGCACTTCAGTGAGAGACCTAGAAGGAATCGAATAAAAAGGTCCAGGTGTCCGTTCTCACTCTGTAAGGCCTTGTCCACTTCACTCTTCAGAAGATCACTTATAGATGACCTAAACTTACCGAAGAGACCTGATTTCTGTTGAGAAACGGAAATAAAAGCATACAGAGCAGCGAGAAactcctgaatgctcagatgcacaaagctgaacaccttccccaggtgcagtccaaactcctctctgaagatttgggtacaaactcccgagtacactgacgcttctctgacatcaatgccacactctctcaggtcctcctcatagaagatcaggtTCCCTTTTTCCAGCTGTTGAAAAGCCAGTTTTCCCAGAGACAGAATCCTCTTTTTAGCCTGCTGAAGATCCACCTCACATTTCCCATCATACTTCTGGCTCTTCAGTTTGCTCTGaaagatcaggaagtgtgtgaacatttgagtgagagtcttggggatctctacactctctgcttcactcaacagtctctggagaacagtggctgaaatccaacagaaggctggtatgtgacacatgatgtacaggcttcttgatgatttcatgtgtgtgatgattctgttggccagacgctcatcttttattctcttcctgaaatactcgtccttctgagggtcattgaagcctcagtacatctgtgagctggtcaacacactcaggaggaatctgattggctgctgctggtcgagaggtgatccagagcagagcagaaggaagcagattccccttgatgaggttggtcagcagcacatccactgaggctgattctgtcacatcacacaaaatatcattgttctggaaatctagaggaagtcgacactcatccagaccatcaaaaatgaaaatgactttgtagtcatcaaggaatgttttcaattctctcagttcttttgtatctgtgaaaaactgatgaagaagatccataagactgatatttttgtgcttcatcagattgagctctctgaaaggaagtggaaatatgaagtgaacatcctgatttgcttttccttcagtccagtccacaatgaacttctgcacagagacagttttcccaattccagcaactcctttagtcagcacagttctgatggctttgtcttgtccaggtaaggctttaaagatgtcattgcatttgattggtgtttcctgtgtctctgctctcctggatgctgtctcaatctgtctcacctcatgttcattattgatctctgcactccctccctctgtgatgtacagctctgtgtagatctcattcacaagtgttgagctgctttgatttgacattccttcagtaattctctggaatttctcttttagttttgttttgagtttttgttgatgcacagaaatcagttctgatgtaaagaggaaaagaaatgggaattataattgatgtagatgtttaatggtcattagacattaagtttattttctttcactaataTTGAGTGAACCCAGACACTGTGTGTTTCCTCTGAAGGTGACGTGATGTAATAGTGACGTG
Encoded proteins:
- the LOC127642779 gene encoding protein NLRC3-like, with the translated sequence MKSDGSMDHPLKFSSGAPCADVSVIHGESPEPSCVSMKSDRSMRQPIKFSSGESLINYRNKQNASESTAGKVPLDSIFEDLEHKIISLMKKELKSIKRLLISDSPACSEREEEDDEGQSRVREGFLKITLHVLKKMKQTDLANTLQTKLISVHQQKLKTKLKEKFQRITEGMSNQSSSTLVNEIYTELYITEGGSAEINNEHEVRQIETASRRAETQETPIKCNDIFKALPGQDKAIRTVLTKGVAGIGKTVSVQKFIVDWTEGKANQDVHFIFPLPFRELNLMKHKNISLMDLLHQFFTDTKELRELKTFLDDYKVIFIFDGLDECRLPLDFQNNDILCDVTESASVDVLLTNLIKGNLLPSALLWITSRPAAANQIPPECVDQLTDVLRLQ